One region of Mucilaginibacter sp. 14171R-50 genomic DNA includes:
- a CDS encoding universal stress protein, with protein MKCVLILTDFSAAARCAAEQALFIAAQMNAEIWLVNVYPITPYLPSVGSAVLQEPTAVQKRHDSMVKLNREVRRLERIKLPGQRPVVRPIALEGQLAECVAGLAHRKKSRLIAMGVSGKSYGDMLFSGDVKTVLQQVRCPILATPGNRVSYGIHHVLFATDLAAADEAVIGDLVDLTARLKARLTIGHVSPRVVIPDFAEESSTSAFSQKIKSLYPATRHTSARATKVIEGLDTMQAETGVDIIALRYRKHPFWYHLFHENPLKELLNKGNTSLLIFPDNAVEHD; from the coding sequence ATGAAATGTGTTTTGATTCTGACGGATTTCTCGGCCGCCGCCAGGTGCGCAGCAGAGCAGGCGCTGTTCATCGCAGCGCAGATGAACGCCGAAATTTGGCTGGTTAACGTTTATCCTATCACGCCGTATCTGCCATCGGTGGGTTCGGCCGTACTTCAGGAGCCTACTGCTGTCCAAAAGCGGCATGATAGTATGGTGAAATTGAACCGGGAAGTGCGGCGGCTGGAGCGTATCAAGCTTCCCGGGCAGCGTCCGGTGGTACGCCCCATCGCGCTTGAAGGACAGCTTGCCGAGTGTGTAGCAGGGCTGGCGCACAGGAAAAAAAGCCGGTTGATTGCCATGGGGGTATCCGGCAAGTCTTACGGCGATATGCTGTTTAGCGGCGATGTAAAGACGGTATTGCAGCAAGTCCGTTGCCCCATATTGGCTACGCCGGGCAACCGCGTAAGTTACGGGATACATCATGTTTTGTTTGCTACAGACCTGGCCGCCGCAGACGAGGCTGTTATAGGCGATCTTGTTGATTTAACGGCACGCCTTAAAGCCCGGCTAACCATAGGTCACGTGTCTCCCAGGGTTGTTATCCCAGATTTTGCGGAAGAAAGCAGCACTTCGGCCTTCAGCCAAAAGATCAAAAGCTTATATCCTGCAACCCGCCATACGAGCGCGAGGGCCACGAAGGTTATTGAAGGACTGGACACCATGCAAGCAGAAACAGGGGTAGATATTATTGCCCTGCGCTATCGAAAACATCCTTTTTGGTACCACCTATTTCATGAAAACCCGTTGAAGGAGTTACTCAATAAGGGGAATACTTCCTTACTGATCTTTCCGGATAACGCAGTAGAACATGACTAA
- a CDS encoding phosphatidate cytidylyltransferase: protein MTNFKTRVLTGIALVTVILGGIWLGSVYFAGLLVIINMLSLREFYRLLETPDTRPAGTAGYFLSSSLIITTYIVSSGMGGWEWLLLNLAVGFGIFVASLYGPGYRPFQSLAVTFLGIICICLPLCCFLALPFLPKPGNIYHAQIPLSVFLLLWSNDSGAYLCGKLTGKHPLFKRISPKKTWEGSVGGAIVCLLMGYLISRHILLLTIADWLMLTFIIIISGTYGDLIKSLLKRSLNVKDSGTILPGHGGMLDRFDSLLGSAPFVLIYLIMVWR, encoded by the coding sequence ATGACTAATTTTAAAACACGCGTTTTAACCGGTATCGCATTGGTAACGGTTATTCTTGGCGGTATATGGCTGGGGTCAGTTTATTTCGCAGGTTTGCTGGTGATAATCAACATGCTAAGCCTGCGGGAGTTTTACCGACTGTTGGAGACGCCGGATACAAGGCCTGCCGGCACGGCGGGGTACTTTCTTTCCAGCAGCCTTATCATCACCACTTACATAGTAAGCAGCGGTATGGGCGGTTGGGAGTGGTTGCTACTCAATTTGGCGGTTGGTTTCGGTATTTTTGTCGCGTCGCTTTACGGGCCTGGTTACAGGCCTTTTCAATCATTAGCGGTCACTTTTTTAGGAATCATCTGCATTTGTTTGCCGCTGTGTTGTTTCCTGGCGCTGCCCTTCCTGCCCAAACCAGGGAATATATATCATGCTCAAATCCCTTTAAGTGTCTTTTTGCTGCTCTGGTCAAATGACAGTGGAGCTTACCTATGTGGAAAACTAACAGGTAAACATCCTTTATTTAAACGCATCTCGCCAAAAAAAACCTGGGAAGGAAGTGTAGGCGGAGCAATAGTTTGCTTATTGATGGGCTACCTGATATCGCGGCATATTCTGTTGCTTACAATTGCAGACTGGCTGATGCTGACTTTCATCATCATCATCAGTGGCACCTATGGCGACCTGATCAAATCATTGCTGAAACGCAGTCTTAATGTGAAAGATTCGGGTACTATATTGCCGGGGCATGGCGGCATGCTGGACCGTTTCGATAGCCTTTTAGGTTCCGCTCCGTTTGTTTTGATTTACCTTATCATGGTTTGGCGATGA
- a CDS encoding CDP-alcohol phosphatidyltransferase family protein, translating into MKKMSYQLINLITFYRLAAAPVLVILLLCHQFNIFKWLLAISFFTDAIDGWLARRFKAVSLMGARIDSIADDLTVLVAVLGIALFHVDFLCAEWQLVAALILFYMPQNSIALIRFGKLTSFHTYLAKIAAVLQGMFLVLFYFLDEPLTYLFYITSIFTLLDLAEEIVLVLILPKWQADVKGLYWVLRQN; encoded by the coding sequence ATGAAAAAGATGAGTTACCAATTGATTAACCTGATCACATTTTACCGGCTGGCAGCTGCGCCTGTGCTGGTCATCCTATTGCTGTGCCATCAGTTTAACATTTTTAAATGGCTGCTGGCCATCAGTTTTTTTACGGACGCTATAGATGGCTGGCTGGCCCGCCGCTTCAAGGCGGTTAGTTTGATGGGGGCGCGTATAGATTCCATCGCCGATGACCTGACTGTGTTGGTTGCCGTTTTAGGCATAGCGCTATTTCATGTCGATTTTTTATGCGCCGAATGGCAGTTGGTGGCCGCTTTGATTTTATTTTATATGCCGCAAAATAGCATCGCCCTTATTCGCTTCGGCAAATTAACCAGTTTTCATACATATCTGGCAAAGATAGCCGCTGTTCTTCAAGGCATGTTCCTGGTCCTGTTTTACTTTCTGGACGAACCATTGACTTACCTTTTTTATATTACCTCAATTTTTACGCTGCTTGATCTGGCGGAAGAGATTGTGCTGGTACTGATCCTCCCAAAGTGGCAGGCGGATGTTAAAGGGCTATACTGGGTTCTCCGTCAAAATTGA
- a CDS encoding SHOCT domain-containing protein — MRDFFTNYYYWGMHLVWWFLWVCLLIWIFATPYDIPGQRKRRDSPLDILKKRFAAGEITKDEYRERKNILENE; from the coding sequence ATGAGAGACTTTTTTACAAACTATTACTATTGGGGAATGCACTTGGTATGGTGGTTTCTTTGGGTTTGTTTACTGATCTGGATATTTGCCACACCTTACGATATTCCGGGGCAACGCAAAAGACGAGATTCCCCGCTGGACATTTTGAAAAAGCGTTTTGCCGCGGGCGAAATTACAAAAGATGAATATCGCGAGCGTAAAAATATCCTGGAAAATGAATAA
- a CDS encoding universal stress protein — translation MKKLLVLTDFSANAAHAESAALRLSSKMSADLVLYHTFSYVPMALSNIEGPLVTPDMYYADSMEHLQKGAHRLNELCGTIAGCKTHIDCKTGDGGLAENVRELTAGNEMSMVIMGGRTGGTIDHLLTGSDTAAVIRKSRKPVCIIPSSAHLDIPKKVVFATNFEISDLPAVDFLLDLGKDLDFELQIVHILRPGEAATAIGAEMAFRKFLLHRGLTCKQVFREAVQPALQHYCADEKVDLLALSHQHHSLVARLFGHSESKAAIAQQQLPVIIFPPDYK, via the coding sequence ATGAAAAAGCTATTAGTACTTACCGATTTCTCGGCCAATGCAGCACATGCCGAGTCGGCTGCCCTGCGGTTATCATCAAAAATGTCGGCCGATCTTGTTTTGTATCACACGTTTTCGTATGTGCCTATGGCCCTTAGTAATATCGAAGGCCCGTTGGTTACTCCGGATATGTATTATGCAGACAGCATGGAACATTTACAAAAAGGAGCTCACCGGCTAAATGAGTTATGCGGCACAATTGCCGGTTGCAAAACCCATATCGACTGTAAAACCGGCGACGGCGGCCTGGCTGAGAATGTTCGGGAACTTACCGCTGGAAACGAGATGAGCATGGTGATCATGGGTGGAAGAACCGGCGGGACGATCGATCATTTACTTACAGGGAGCGATACGGCCGCGGTGATCCGCAAATCCCGCAAGCCCGTTTGCATAATACCATCGTCAGCACACCTGGATATTCCGAAAAAGGTGGTGTTTGCTACCAACTTTGAAATATCCGACTTGCCTGCCGTAGATTTTCTGTTGGATTTAGGCAAAGACCTTGATTTTGAACTGCAAATTGTTCACATATTACGGCCCGGCGAAGCAGCCACAGCGATAGGCGCTGAAATGGCCTTTCGCAAATTTCTTTTACACCGCGGACTCACTTGCAAACAAGTGTTCAGGGAAGCGGTTCAACCCGCGTTGCAGCATTACTGCGCGGACGAAAAGGTAGACCTTTTGGCATTGAGCCACCAGCATCATTCTTTAGTGGCACGGCTGTTCGGCCACAGCGAATCTAAGGCCGCCATTGCGCAACAACAATTACCGGTTATCATCTTTCCGCCGGATTATAAATAA